One part of the Paraburkholderia flagellata genome encodes these proteins:
- the parC gene encoding DNA topoisomerase IV subunit A yields the protein MDDLFAEVTDAPNGDTLTLGHYAERAYLDYAVSVVKGRALPDVCDGQKPVQRRILFAMNEMGLGDNAKPVKSARVVGDVLGKYHPHGDQSAYDALVRLAQDFSMRYPLIDGQGNFGSRDGDGAAAMRYTEARLTPIAKLLLDEIDMGTVDFMPNYDGSFQEPKTLPARLPMLLLNGASGIAVGLATEIPSHNLREVATAAVAMIKNPKLSHAEIMERLPGPDFPGGGQIISSDAEIAAAYESGRGSLKVRARWKIEELARGQWQLVVTELPPSTSGQKVLEEIEELTNPKLKLGKKTLTPEQLQSKQTMLALLDAVRDESGKDAPVRLVFEPKTSRIDQSEFVNSLLANTSLESNASLNLVMIGADGRPRQKGISEILGEWIGFRFATVTRRTQHRLTKVDDRIHILEGRMIVFLNIDEVIRIIREADEPKSALMSAFGLSERQAEDILEIRLRQLARLEKIKIEKELAELREEKAKLEELLANDTSMKRLIVKEIEADAKQYGDDRRTLIQQEKRASFETRVVDEPVTVVVSQKGWVRALKGHGLDTQGFTFKAGDGLYAAFQCRTPDTLIAWGSNGRVYSVSIANLPGGRGDGVPVTSLIELEAGTHLLHYFAANAEQQLLLASSNGFGFIAKIGDMVSRVKAGKAFMTIDEGCVPLAPMPMLPDALQVACLSSSGRLLVFGLDEMKTLSGGGRGVTLMQLDDNEKLVQALAISAAGVVLVGTGRGGKAGEDLMSGAVLAPQIGKRARKGRAPDSKLKVVTGMRPVLPQ from the coding sequence ATGGACGATCTCTTTGCTGAAGTGACGGACGCGCCGAACGGCGACACGCTCACGCTCGGCCACTACGCGGAACGCGCCTATCTCGACTACGCGGTGAGCGTGGTGAAGGGCCGCGCGCTGCCCGACGTCTGCGACGGCCAGAAGCCGGTGCAACGGCGCATTCTCTTCGCGATGAACGAGATGGGTCTCGGCGACAACGCCAAGCCCGTGAAGTCGGCGCGCGTGGTCGGCGACGTGCTCGGCAAGTACCACCCGCACGGCGACCAGTCGGCCTACGACGCGCTCGTGCGTCTCGCCCAGGACTTCTCGATGCGCTATCCGCTCATCGACGGGCAGGGCAATTTCGGCTCGCGCGACGGCGACGGCGCGGCGGCCATGCGATACACCGAAGCGCGTCTGACGCCCATCGCCAAGCTGCTGCTCGACGAAATCGACATGGGCACCGTCGATTTCATGCCGAACTACGACGGCTCGTTCCAGGAGCCGAAGACGCTGCCCGCCCGCCTGCCCATGCTGCTGCTCAACGGCGCGTCGGGTATCGCGGTGGGTCTGGCAACCGAAATTCCTTCGCACAATCTGCGCGAAGTGGCGACGGCGGCCGTGGCGATGATCAAGAATCCGAAGCTTTCGCACGCGGAAATCATGGAACGTCTGCCGGGGCCTGATTTCCCGGGCGGTGGCCAGATCATTTCGAGCGACGCCGAAATCGCGGCGGCTTATGAGTCGGGGCGCGGCAGCCTCAAGGTGCGCGCGCGCTGGAAGATCGAGGAGCTTGCGCGCGGCCAGTGGCAACTCGTGGTGACCGAGCTGCCGCCGAGCACCTCGGGCCAAAAGGTGCTCGAAGAGATCGAGGAGCTGACGAACCCGAAGCTCAAGCTCGGCAAGAAGACGCTCACGCCCGAGCAGTTGCAGAGCAAGCAGACCATGCTCGCGCTGCTCGACGCCGTGCGCGACGAGTCGGGCAAGGACGCGCCCGTGCGTCTCGTGTTCGAGCCGAAGACGAGCCGCATCGACCAGTCCGAGTTCGTCAATTCGCTGCTTGCGAACACGAGCCTCGAATCGAACGCGTCGCTGAATCTCGTGATGATCGGCGCCGATGGCCGCCCGCGCCAGAAGGGCATCAGCGAGATTCTGGGCGAGTGGATCGGCTTCCGTTTCGCGACGGTCACGCGCCGCACGCAGCATCGCCTGACGAAGGTCGACGACCGCATCCATATTCTCGAAGGGCGGATGATCGTCTTCCTCAATATCGACGAGGTGATTCGCATCATCCGCGAGGCGGACGAGCCCAAGAGCGCGCTGATGAGCGCGTTCGGGCTTTCCGAGCGCCAGGCCGAGGACATTCTTGAAATCCGTCTGCGTCAGTTGGCGCGGCTCGAGAAGATCAAGATCGAGAAGGAACTCGCGGAACTGCGCGAAGAGAAGGCGAAACTCGAAGAGCTGCTCGCGAACGACACGTCGATGAAGCGGCTCATCGTGAAGGAAATCGAAGCCGACGCGAAGCAGTACGGCGACGATCGCCGCACGCTGATCCAGCAGGAAAAGCGCGCGAGCTTCGAGACGCGCGTGGTGGACGAGCCGGTCACGGTCGTCGTCTCGCAGAAGGGCTGGGTGCGTGCGCTCAAGGGCCACGGGCTCGATACGCAGGGCTTCACGTTCAAGGCCGGCGACGGTCTCTATGCCGCGTTCCAGTGCCGCACGCCTGACACGCTCATCGCGTGGGGCAGCAATGGCCGCGTGTATTCGGTGTCGATTGCGAACCTGCCAGGCGGGCGTGGCGACGGTGTGCCGGTCACGTCGCTCATCGAACTCGAAGCGGGCACGCATCTGCTGCATTACTTCGCGGCGAATGCGGAACAGCAATTGCTGCTGGCTTCGAGCAACGGCTTCGGCTTCATCGCGAAGATCGGCGACATGGTGAGCCGTGTGAAGGCCGGCAAGGCGTTCATGACGATCGATGAGGGTTGCGTGCCGCTCGCGCCGATGCCAATGTTGCCCGACGCTCTGCAGGTGGCGTGCCTTTCGTCGAGCGGTCGTTTGCTGGTGTTCGGCCTCGACGAGATGAAGACGCTTTCTGGCGGCGGCCGCGGCGTCACGCTCATGCAACTCGACGACAACGAGAAGCTCGTGCAGGCGCTCGCGATCAGTGCGGCGGGCGTCGTGCTTGTGGGCACGGGCCGCGGCGGCAAGGCGGGCGAGGACCTGATGTCCGGTGCGGTGTTGGCTCCGCAGATCGGCAAGCGCGCACGCAAGGGCCGCGCGCCGGACTCGAAGCTCAAGGTCGTGACGGGGATGCGTCCGGTGCTGCCGCAGTAA
- a CDS encoding CopD family protein, whose product MGHAIAVALFLHLLGVAVWVGGMIFAHFCLRPALEDLSPQLRLPLIESVFGRFFNWVGVSVIVILLSGGFLLMQLGGEHATWQLHAMAGLGVLMMLIFGHIRFAVFPRIRRAVQAQKWPDGARAVGTVRRLVVINLVLGIVTIGVAVLARGF is encoded by the coding sequence ATGGGCCACGCAATCGCAGTCGCGCTCTTTCTGCATCTGCTGGGGGTCGCCGTCTGGGTGGGCGGCATGATCTTCGCGCACTTCTGTCTGCGCCCGGCGCTCGAAGACCTCTCGCCGCAACTGCGCCTGCCGCTCATCGAATCGGTGTTCGGCCGCTTCTTCAACTGGGTGGGCGTCTCGGTCATCGTGATCCTGCTTTCCGGCGGCTTCCTCCTCATGCAACTCGGCGGCGAACACGCCACCTGGCAACTGCATGCGATGGCGGGCCTGGGCGTGCTGATGATGCTGATATTCGGCCACATCCGCTTCGCCGTGTTTCCGCGTATTCGCCGCGCCGTGCAGGCGCAGAAGTGGCCGGACGGTGCGCGCGCCGTGGGCACCGTGCGCCGGCTCGTCGTCATCAATCTCGTGCTGGGCATCGTGACGATCGGCGTGGCCGTCCTCGCGCGCGGGTTCTGA
- a CDS encoding LysR family transcriptional regulator produces the protein MRADTTRFLNDRLDWNLLRTYLAIMQERSLSRAAARLYVTQPAVSQALKRLEDALGRKLIERRGAQFVPTEAGEEVYRIASDIYGTISQLETGLDERTADITGSIRLLTVSRIESRVYDEFLAEFHTAYPRIDLQIEVMRSSDIISSLLQKTATAGLSLCRTPVDKLDMRCFLRQRYAMFCGRHHRLFGLSQLAMDDLLAENFVSFTSDQIGDSLSPLTVFRDQRGFTGRIVASSPSLDEVRRLIFAGYGIGCLPEHTVRDDLARQRLWRLPPEEGLVDVDIHLLWHRERKRNAAEEAFFDAMERCMQRHALAERL, from the coding sequence ATGCGCGCCGATACCACCCGCTTTCTCAACGACCGACTCGACTGGAACCTGCTGCGCACATATCTCGCGATCATGCAGGAGCGCAGCCTGAGCCGCGCCGCCGCACGCCTGTACGTCACGCAACCGGCCGTGAGCCAGGCGCTCAAACGCCTCGAAGACGCGCTCGGCCGCAAGCTCATCGAGCGGCGCGGCGCGCAGTTCGTGCCGACCGAGGCGGGCGAAGAGGTTTACCGCATCGCAAGCGACATCTACGGCACGATTTCCCAGCTCGAAACCGGGCTCGATGAACGCACCGCCGACATCACCGGCTCGATCCGCCTGCTCACGGTGAGCCGCATCGAGTCGCGTGTGTACGACGAATTTCTCGCGGAGTTCCACACGGCCTACCCGCGCATCGATCTGCAGATCGAAGTCATGCGCTCGTCGGACATCATCTCGTCGCTGCTGCAGAAAACCGCGACCGCAGGCTTGAGCCTGTGCCGCACGCCCGTCGACAAGCTGGATATGCGCTGTTTTCTGCGCCAGCGCTATGCGATGTTCTGCGGCCGGCATCACCGGCTCTTCGGGCTTTCGCAACTGGCGATGGACGATTTGCTCGCGGAGAACTTTGTCTCCTTCACGAGCGACCAGATTGGCGACAGCCTCTCGCCGCTCACGGTGTTTCGCGACCAGCGCGGCTTCACAGGGCGGATCGTGGCGTCGTCACCGAGTCTCGATGAAGTGCGGCGGCTGATCTTCGCGGGCTACGGCATTGGCTGCCTGCCCGAGCATACGGTGCGGGACGATCTGGCGCGCCAGCGCTTGTGGCGGCTGCCGCCGGAGGAAGGGCTCGTGGACGTCGACATCCACTTGCTGTGGCATCGCGAACGCAAGCGCAATGCGGCCGAAGAAGCATTCTTCGATGCGATGGAGCGCTGCATGCAGCGCCATGCGCTCGCGGAGCGCCTGTAG
- a CDS encoding MFS transporter, translating into MANSQPGTRQPVRAAAAAFIGTMIEWYDFYIYATAAALVFGELYFPSEDRFVSTMASFATFAVGFFARPLGGLIFGHLGDRIGRKKALMTTLMMMGVATVCVGLLPSYASVGMLAPVLLVLLRVVQGIAVGGEWGGAVLMAGEHAPEGRRTFFASFAQLGSPAGLILSLLAFRSVTSLDKADFLSWGWRLPFLVSAVLLVVGIMIRLGVNESPEFEKLKDQRRTLKLPVAEVFRSAWGLVLLCIGANTIGIAGVYFTNTFMIAYTTQYVGITRSLILDCLFAVAIIQFLVQPLAAWLAERMGGARFLKCAAIAAMVSPYPMFVLVQSGKVVPMVIGIAIAVVCMASFYSVIAGFVSGVFPTRVRYSAISLSYQVCGAIAGGLTPLVGTWLAHRYVGQWWPLAVFYTCLAGVSLLSIVALDARRHEHAHDEAAAEALSAR; encoded by the coding sequence ATGGCTAACTCACAACCCGGCACCCGACAGCCGGTGCGCGCCGCGGCCGCGGCGTTCATCGGCACGATGATCGAGTGGTACGACTTCTACATCTACGCCACGGCCGCCGCGCTGGTGTTCGGCGAGCTGTATTTCCCTTCCGAAGACCGCTTCGTGAGCACGATGGCGTCGTTCGCGACCTTCGCCGTCGGCTTTTTCGCGCGCCCGCTTGGCGGTTTGATCTTCGGCCACCTGGGCGACCGCATCGGCCGCAAGAAAGCGCTCATGACCACGCTGATGATGATGGGCGTCGCCACCGTCTGTGTCGGCCTGCTGCCTTCCTACGCGAGCGTGGGCATGCTCGCGCCAGTGCTGCTCGTGCTGCTGCGCGTGGTGCAGGGCATCGCTGTGGGCGGCGAGTGGGGCGGCGCCGTGCTGATGGCGGGTGAGCATGCGCCCGAAGGCCGGCGCACGTTCTTCGCTTCGTTTGCGCAGTTGGGGTCGCCCGCGGGGCTGATTCTCTCGCTGCTCGCGTTCCGCTCGGTCACCTCGCTCGACAAGGCCGACTTTCTTTCGTGGGGCTGGCGTCTGCCGTTTCTAGTTTCGGCGGTGCTGCTCGTGGTCGGCATCATGATCCGGCTCGGCGTGAACGAGTCGCCCGAGTTCGAGAAGCTCAAGGACCAGCGCCGCACGCTCAAGCTGCCCGTTGCCGAAGTGTTCCGCTCGGCGTGGGGCCTCGTGTTGCTGTGCATCGGCGCGAATACCATCGGCATTGCGGGCGTGTACTTCACCAACACGTTCATGATCGCGTACACCACGCAGTACGTCGGCATCACGCGCTCGCTCATTCTCGATTGCCTGTTCGCGGTCGCCATCATCCAGTTCCTTGTGCAGCCACTCGCCGCGTGGCTCGCGGAACGCATGGGCGGCGCGCGCTTCCTCAAGTGCGCCGCCATCGCCGCGATGGTCTCGCCGTATCCGATGTTCGTGCTCGTGCAAAGCGGCAAGGTCGTGCCGATGGTGATAGGCATCGCGATCGCCGTGGTCTGCATGGCGAGCTTCTATTCGGTGATCGCGGGCTTCGTTTCGGGCGTGTTCCCCACGCGCGTGCGCTACTCCGCGATTTCGCTCTCTTACCAGGTGTGCGGTGCGATTGCGGGCGGCCTCACGCCGCTCGTCGGCACGTGGCTCGCGCACCGCTATGTGGGGCAGTGGTGGCCGCTCGCGGTGTTCTATACGTGCCTCGCGGGCGTCTCGCTCCTGTCCATCGTCGCGCTCGACGCGCGCCGCCACGAGCATGCGCATGACGAGGCGGCAGCCGAGGCGCTAAGCGCTCGTTGA
- a CDS encoding Zn-dependent hydrolase, which produces MKDLLQINGPRLWASLMEMARVGATAGGGVRRLALTEEDQRGHDLFARWCREAGMTVWTDEVGNLFARREGDDAQAAPVLMGSHLDTQPEGGRFDGVYGVLAALEVVRALNDAGARTVKPIEICSWTNEEGARFTPAMLGSAVFTGAMTLADALARTDADGVTLGAALDACGARGTRAAQGVAVDAYFEAHIEQGPILEANGTTIGIVTGGQAIRWFDVNVTGVAAHAGTTPMRYRKDAWFGAAQMSLDIERVMARYAPLGLVTIGQAQIANSSRNTIAANLTFTVDLRHPDDAQIDAMERDLRALCAEVAAARGLGVQIAHCWTSPATPFDAQCVALVADATERFGYAHERIVSGAGHDAIHLARYCPSAMVFIPCVDGLSHNEAEDALPEDVTAGANVLLNAVAARAGVRVAVAADACAK; this is translated from the coding sequence ATGAAAGACCTTTTGCAGATCAACGGCCCGCGCCTTTGGGCGAGCCTCATGGAGATGGCGCGCGTGGGCGCGACCGCGGGCGGCGGCGTGCGTCGCCTCGCGCTCACGGAAGAAGACCAGCGCGGGCACGACCTGTTCGCGCGCTGGTGCCGCGAGGCCGGCATGACGGTTTGGACCGACGAAGTGGGGAACCTGTTCGCGCGCCGCGAAGGCGATGACGCGCAGGCCGCACCCGTGCTGATGGGCAGCCACCTCGACACGCAGCCCGAAGGCGGCCGCTTCGATGGCGTGTACGGCGTGCTCGCCGCGCTCGAAGTCGTGCGCGCGCTCAACGACGCGGGCGCACGCACCGTGAAGCCCATCGAGATTTGCTCGTGGACCAACGAGGAGGGCGCGCGCTTCACGCCGGCGATGCTGGGCTCGGCGGTCTTCACGGGCGCGATGACGCTGGCGGACGCACTGGCTCGCACGGACGCCGATGGCGTGACGCTCGGCGCCGCGCTCGACGCATGCGGCGCGCGCGGCACGCGTGCCGCGCAAGGCGTGGCGGTCGACGCCTATTTCGAAGCCCATATCGAGCAGGGCCCGATTCTGGAGGCGAACGGCACGACCATCGGAATCGTGACGGGTGGCCAGGCGATCCGCTGGTTCGACGTGAACGTGACAGGCGTGGCCGCGCATGCGGGCACGACGCCCATGCGCTATCGCAAGGATGCGTGGTTCGGCGCGGCGCAAATGTCGCTCGACATCGAGCGCGTGATGGCGCGCTACGCGCCGCTCGGTCTCGTGACGATTGGCCAGGCGCAGATCGCGAATTCGTCGCGCAACACGATCGCGGCGAATCTGACCTTTACGGTCGATCTGCGCCATCCCGACGATGCGCAGATCGACGCGATGGAGCGCGACTTGCGCGCGTTATGCGCGGAGGTGGCAGCGGCGCGCGGCCTCGGCGTGCAGATCGCGCATTGCTGGACGAGCCCGGCCACGCCGTTCGACGCGCAGTGCGTCGCGCTGGTCGCCGACGCGACCGAGCGCTTTGGCTATGCGCACGAGCGTATCGTGAGCGGTGCGGGTCACGATGCGATCCACCTCGCACGCTACTGCCCGAGCGCGATGGTGTTCATTCCCTGCGTGGATGGCCTCTCGCACAACGAAGCGGAAGACGCCCTGCCGGAAGACGTCACCGCTGGCGCGAACGTACTGCTGAACGCCGTCGCGGCGCGCGCGGGCGTGCGTGTGGCCGTCGCCGCCGACGCGTGCGCAAAATAG
- a CDS encoding histone deacetylase family protein, translated as MKTWFHPDQLLHHPRAYFSRGQLREPQEVPQRAEHLVAAARSLGFDVAAPADFGTAPIAAVHDMNYLRFLEAAHTEWKRVPEDWGEEVMSNIYVREPNPLRGILAQAARYLADGSCPVGANTWRAAYWSAQSALAAAACVNDGARESYALSRPPGHHARADAAGGFCYLNNAAIAAQSLRSRFKRVAILDTDMHHGQGVQEIFYGRSDVLYISIHGDPTNFYPVVAGYEDERGHGAGEGYNVNLPMPHGASEAVFFERVEAALRVLERFEPDALVLALGFDIYKDDPQSKVAVSTEGFGRLGTAIGALGLPSVIVQEGGYHLESLEDNARAFFGGFTGAR; from the coding sequence ATGAAGACCTGGTTTCATCCCGATCAGTTGCTGCACCATCCGCGCGCCTATTTTTCGCGCGGCCAGTTGCGTGAGCCGCAGGAAGTGCCGCAGCGCGCCGAGCATCTCGTTGCCGCGGCGCGCTCGCTCGGCTTCGACGTAGCAGCGCCCGCCGACTTCGGCACGGCGCCCATTGCCGCCGTGCACGACATGAACTATCTGCGCTTTCTCGAAGCAGCACACACCGAATGGAAGCGCGTGCCCGAAGACTGGGGCGAAGAGGTGATGTCGAACATCTACGTGCGCGAGCCGAATCCGCTGCGCGGCATACTCGCGCAGGCGGCGCGCTATCTCGCCGATGGCAGCTGCCCTGTGGGCGCGAATACGTGGCGCGCGGCCTACTGGTCGGCGCAAAGCGCGCTGGCGGCTGCGGCGTGTGTGAACGATGGCGCACGCGAGTCGTACGCGCTTTCACGTCCGCCCGGCCATCATGCCCGCGCGGACGCGGCGGGCGGCTTCTGCTATCTGAACAACGCGGCCATCGCGGCGCAGTCGCTGCGCAGCCGGTTCAAGCGCGTGGCGATCCTCGACACCGACATGCACCACGGCCAGGGTGTGCAGGAAATCTTCTATGGCCGCAGCGATGTGCTCTACATCTCGATCCATGGAGATCCGACCAACTTCTATCCCGTGGTCGCTGGCTACGAGGACGAGCGCGGCCACGGCGCGGGCGAGGGCTACAACGTCAATCTGCCGATGCCGCATGGCGCATCCGAAGCGGTCTTCTTCGAGCGCGTGGAGGCGGCGCTGCGCGTGCTCGAGCGCTTCGAGCCGGATGCGCTCGTGCTTGCGCTCGGCTTCGACATCTATAAGGACGATCCGCAGTCGAAGGTCGCCGTGAGCACCGAAGGGTTCGGGCGGCTCGGTACGGCGATCGGCGCGCTCGGCCTGCCTTCGGTCATCGTGCAGGAAGGCGGCTATCACCTCGAGAGCCTCGAAGACAACGCGCGCGCGTTCTTCGGCGGCTTTACGGGGGCGCGCTGA
- a CDS encoding chromate transporter: MQTRTDEAIAAPDTGEYRDNEEPLLTLFRVVLTVSAVSWGGLALMAQLEQHYVEREARLTQTAFSDLVALAWMVPGPVGCNVAVQLGHALRGRAGAWIAGVASVLPFFALMTVFAIFYRTPLVHAVASRTLLDHFSVVLAMLIGVTWYRQTRALVRGPLEWGVALAACATLALAASAAAYVAILLVAFAAGWLASPVPSQRFELRVTRRDVQLLAALAALIVVFALPLPHPFDSALLWPRLAGAGMTLFGGGFSALPILKTLFVTPAVGITNDDFTLAFTLSPLSPGPLLNVVPFFGYLVDGWPGALVATLALFVPSGCLVVLARRHLHRMKANPRFEHAMRVLRAATTAFLAIAVWHIARHVPLHASYLLTAVFSAMCFGKLKLPAYAVYATVGLACGAWLLWA, translated from the coding sequence GGGCGGCCTCGCGCTCATGGCGCAACTGGAGCAGCACTACGTGGAGCGCGAAGCGCGGCTCACGCAAACCGCGTTCTCGGATCTGGTGGCACTGGCCTGGATGGTGCCCGGGCCCGTGGGCTGCAACGTCGCGGTGCAACTTGGCCACGCGCTGCGCGGACGCGCGGGTGCCTGGATCGCGGGCGTGGCGAGCGTGCTGCCCTTCTTCGCGCTGATGACGGTGTTCGCCATCTTCTATCGCACGCCGCTCGTGCACGCAGTTGCCTCACGCACGCTGCTCGACCATTTCAGCGTCGTGCTCGCCATGCTGATCGGCGTGACCTGGTACCGGCAAACCCGCGCGCTCGTACGCGGCCCGCTCGAATGGGGCGTGGCGCTTGCGGCCTGTGCAACGCTCGCGCTCGCCGCGAGCGCCGCGGCGTACGTGGCGATTCTCCTTGTCGCGTTTGCCGCGGGCTGGCTCGCGAGCCCCGTGCCGTCGCAGCGCTTCGAATTGCGCGTGACGCGGCGCGACGTGCAGTTGCTCGCCGCGCTTGCCGCGCTGATCGTCGTGTTCGCGCTGCCGCTGCCGCACCCGTTCGACTCGGCGCTGCTCTGGCCGCGTCTCGCGGGCGCGGGTATGACGCTGTTCGGCGGCGGCTTTTCTGCGCTGCCCATATTGAAAACGCTGTTCGTCACGCCAGCGGTGGGCATCACCAACGACGACTTCACGCTGGCGTTTACGCTCTCCCCGCTTTCGCCGGGGCCGCTGCTGAACGTGGTGCCTTTCTTCGGCTATCTCGTGGATGGCTGGCCCGGCGCGCTCGTCGCCACGCTCGCGCTCTTCGTGCCTTCGGGCTGCCTCGTCGTGCTCGCACGGCGGCACCTGCACCGCATGAAAGCGAACCCGCGCTTCGAGCACGCGATGCGCGTGCTGCGCGCCGCGACCACTGCGTTTCTCGCGATCGCCGTCTGGCATATCGCGCGGCACGTGCCATTGCATGCGTCGTATCTGCTGACGGCCGTGTTCTCGGCGATGTGCTTCGGCAAACTCAAGCTCCCCGCTTACGCGGTCTACGCAACGGTCGGGCTCGCGTGCGGGGCGTGGCTGCTTTGGGCCTGA